TGCTAATAAGAAAGGTTTATCCCCTGTAACCATTAATGTAAGACTTCGTTCCATAAAATGTTTTTTTAAATTTTTAACTGACGAAGGACATATTAAAAATAATCCTTGTGAAAGAATTAAGCTACTCAAGACTGAAGATGATACCATCGAATCCTTTACGCCCGAACAAACTAAAAAACTCCTTGAGCAACCCGACCAAAGAACATTTGTAGGATATCGGGATTATGTTTTAATGATTCTTCTTTTAGATACAGGAATTAGGGTAAAAGAAGCACTTAATTTGACTATTGATAACTTTGATTACGAACAAAAAACATTAACAGTACCAGCATCCGTTGCCAAGAATAATAACGCTCGTATATTACCCCTGTCGAAGAAAACTGCAAAACTTATTAATACACTCATTAAAGAAAATGGTGCACTCCTTGAAGACGGATGTAATAATCTATTTATAACGAATTATGGAGATAAACTTGAACCACACATCATTAGAGCAAGAATAAAGAATTACGGGGAGGCTGCAAAGATCAAAGGAGTAAGAGTATCACCCCATACATATAGGCACACTTTTGCCAAGTATTACATTTTGAATGGCGGTGATCCCTTTACTTTGCAAAGATTATTGGATCACAGCACCATGAACATGGTTCGAAAATACATCCAAATGAATAATGAAGACATTAAAATACAGCACAATCAATTCAGTCCAGTTAACCAGTTGTCTTTATAATAAAGCTTGAAATCTAAATGGATTATAATGTTCAAAAGGCATAGGTTATCTCTATGCCTTTTCAATTGATTTATTATTTAATTATCTTAGGATTAGGAATCGATATATTAGAATCTAAAAGAATCCGTATCCTCTGAACCTTAAATTTTTGTTGTAATTCTTTCTCAAGTTGATGGGTTACTTCTTCAAGAATTTCAACCTCATTTAACTCCTCAGAAAATTCTTTTTCACCTTCCCTTTTCAAACCATATATAAACAATTCATCTGGATTTTCTTTACTTTGACATAAATGCATTTGAAAGCTATCTAAATCCTCTTCACTCTCAGCATCTATCT
Above is a genomic segment from Ammoniphilus sp. CFH 90114 containing:
- a CDS encoding tyrosine-type recombinase/integrase, with translation MSKEHKTKGRRTATRRFFDKEEITPIPQASKTLDELFETFMQAKELEGLRERTLTDHQRHYKYFLDFLTNSFPEIKRGDDITVDVIRNYINCMKNEKGVWDNHEWLAEKHANKKGLSPVTINVRLRSIKCFFKFLTDEGHIKNNPCERIKLLKTEDDTIESFTPEQTKKLLEQPDQRTFVGYRDYVLMILLLDTGIRVKEALNLTIDNFDYEQKTLTVPASVAKNNNARILPLSKKTAKLINTLIKENGALLEDGCNNLFITNYGDKLEPHIIRARIKNYGEAAKIKGVRVSPHTYRHTFAKYYILNGGDPFTLQRLLDHSTMNMVRKYIQMNNEDIKIQHNQFSPVNQLSL